TCCTTCGAGCGGAAATAATAGAAGAACGTCCGGCGCGAGATCCCCGCCGCCGCCGCGATCATGTCGAGCGTCGTGGCCTCGTAACCGTTCTCCACGAAGAGTCTCAGACCGGCCTCGACGATCCGCTCGCGCGTCTCGCGGCGCTTTCGGGCGCGCAATCCTCCGGTGTTTTCCGATGTGCTGTCCATGCCCTCCTTTTGCCATGCCGCGACAGACTTGAAAAGTTGCACCGAGTGCAATATTAAAATCGCACCAAGTGCAATTTTATAGGAATTGGCTCATGTCCCACGAAAAGGTCTGGTTCGTCACCGGCGCCTCCGGCGGTTTTGGTCGCCTCTGGTCGGAAGCGGCGCTCGAGCGGGGCGACAAGGTCGTCGCCACCGCCCGCAAGCCGCAGGCGCTCGACGCGCTCGTGCAAAAATACGGCGACGCGGTGCTCGTCTTGCCGCTCGACGTCACAGACCGCGCGGCGGTGTTCGACACGGTGGCACAGGCGCACCACCATTTCGGCCGGCTCGACGTGATCCTCAGCAATGCGGGCTACGGCTACATGAGCGCGGTCGAGGAGATCGACATCGACAAGGCCAGGGCGAATTTCGAGACGAATGTCTGGGGCACGCTGAACGTGCTCCAGGCGGTGCTGCCCTGTCTGCGCGCGCAGGGCAGCGGCCATATCCTGACGCTGTCGAGCATCGCGGGCATGGTCAGCCTGCCCACGGGGGGCAGCTATATCGCCTCGAAATGGGCGGTGGAGGCGCTGTCCGAGGGGCTGGCGGGCGAGGTCGCGGGCTTCGGCATCAAGGTGACGATCGTCGAGCCGGGCAGTTTCTCCACCGGCTTTCGCGCGGCGACGCAGCTCGAGACCGCGATGCCCGCCTATGCGCAACTGCGTGCCGACCAGCACGGCAAGTTCAACGGCGCGATCATCGGGGATCCGGACGCGACGGTGCCTGCCATCCTCAAGCTGGTGGATTCCGAGGATCCGCCGCTGCGCCTGATCCTCGGCAACTGGCTGCTGCCGATGGTCAAGGACCACTACCGCAGCCGGCTCGAGACCTGGGAGGCCTGGGCGGACGTCTCGAACGCCGCGCAGGGCGCCCCGCGCGTGTGACCACTGCGGGCCGGGGGGAGGGGACAGGCGTTCCCCGGTCCGCCGACCGGCGAGGAACGGCGGCGCTACCGATCCCGCTGGTGGACGAAGCGGCGCAGGATCTCGAAGAAATTCAACAGGTGCGGACGCCGGTTGTCGAGCCGTGCGTGGATCGTCAGGCGGGTGCCGGGATTCTCGCCCGTGAAGGGGCGGAAGGTGACGCCGGGGCGGCTGACCTGGCTGACGCTGCGGGGCACGACCGAGAGGCCCACCCCCACGGAAACGAGGGAAATCGCGGTCTGGTAGTCCTGCGCGAAGGCCTGATCGCGCGGCGTGAACCCGTTCATTTCGCAGCAGCGCAGCACATCGTCGGCGAAGCTCGGGCGCGGTCGGCGCGGGTAGAGGACGAAGGTCTGGGATTCGAGTTCGGACAGGGCGACGGCCGCGCTGCGGGTCGCGAGGGACGAGTTGTCCGGCAGGGCGAGCACCAGCGGTTCGTCCGTCAGCAGGACCGAGCGCAGATCCTGCCCCTTCAGCGCGGGGCGGGCGACGGCGATGTCGATGTCCTGCTGGACGAGCGCCCGTTCCAGTTCGGCGTTGTTCATCGCGGCGAGCGAAAGGTCGACGCCGGGATAATGCGACCGGTAGGATTTGATCAGCGTCGGAAGGGGGCCGTGGGTGGCCGAGCCGACGAAGGCGATGCGCAGCCGGCCGGCCCCGCCGTGGCCGATCAGCCGGGCCTCCCGATAGGCGCTGTCGAGGCGGTCGACCAGATCGCGGGCCCGCTCGAGAAAGACCTCTCCCGCGGGCGTCAGCCGGATCTGGCTGCGGGAGCGGTCGAAGAGCTTTGCGTCGAGGTCGCGTTCGAGTGCGGCGATCTGCCGGCTGAGCGGGGGCTGGGCCATCTCGAGGCGCGCGGCCGCACGACCGAAATGCAGATCCTCTGCGACCGCGATGAAATATTTCAGCCGTTTCAGTTCCACGCGGAGCCCGCCTTTCGCCTCCCCGATCTAGCCCATGCGGGCGAGCGCGTCGAGAAAGTGCGGCCGGAAGGCCTCGGGGTTCTCGCTCATGGGAAAATGGCCGATGCCGGGCATCAGCGCAAGCGTGGCTCCCGGAATCGCCCGCGCGGTGCGTTCGGCATCCTCGGGCGTGCAGGTCATGTCGTATTCGCCGACCATGATGTGCAGGGGCCGGGTCGAGGTGTCGATCTGCCCGAGCCGTCCCACGAGGCTGTCGTCGCGGGTGTAGAAGCTCAGGTCGCCGCGGAACACGCCCGGTCCCGACTGCATGAACATCCACTGGGTGTTCCAGCGCTCGACCTCCGGGCCCTGCGGCGCGATATTGGCCGAGACGAGGGCGGCCCCCATCTCCCCGCCATGGGCGTCGGGACGATGGAACCAGTCGATGTCGTACCAGGCGGGCTGGAAGTCCGAGGCCTCGATGGCGATGAAGCCCCTGAAGGGTTCGGGATGGCGCAGCGCCAGTTGCAGCGCGATCCGCCCGCCCATGGAACAGCCCGCGTAGACCGGTTTCTCAAGCCCGAGCGCGGCGACCATGGCGAGCACCACCTCCATGTAGAATTCGGTGGTCAGGAGATATTCCTCGGTCTGCCAGCCCTCCGGGGGCAGGGACTTGCCATGCCAGGGCATGTCCACCGCGATGATGCGATGGCTGTCGGTCACCGCGGGATCGTTCATGATGTGGCGCCATTGCCGGGTATCGGCGCCTGCCGTGTGAAAGCAGATCACCGGCTGGCCCTGTCCCGCTTCCTCGAAGAAGATGCGGTACGGGCGGCCGCCGGCCTCGATGGTCACGTAGCGGCCGGTGATGGGTTCGAACTGGCTCATGCGGAGACCTCCCGGCCGAGGGCCATGAATTCCTTGAAGAAGCGAAGGTTCTTGACCAGGACGAGGATGTCTCCCTCGATCCGGCCGCGGCCCGTCTTCACGAAGCCGAAGATGTCGTGGAAGCCCGGTTCGGGCACCGGCTCCCAGAATTTCATCAGAGCCGCATGGTCGACGCGCAGGGCGAAACGCCAGGGGATCTTGCGGGAGGGGCCGGTGCGGATGTCCTCGATGCGCCCGCGGTGAAAGGTCAGGTAATATTCCGCCGGACCCACCTCGATCAGCACGGTTTCGGAAAAGAGTGCGCCGAGGCGCGCCAGATGCGCCCGGCCCGCCAGCATCTCGGCCATGGCGGACAGGCGGGGCAGCAGATCGGTCTCGCCCATGGGTCAGTCCTTCCTTGAAAATTTCTCGATGATGTCGTGGTCGGGGGTGATGCCAAGCCCCGGTCCCTCGGGCAGGTGCACCTGGAAGGCCTCGTAGCGCAGGCCCTCGGTCACCAGATCCTCGACCAGGATCTTGGGGCCGAACTGTTCGGTGCCCCATTCGAGCCGCGGCAGCGTCGCGAAGACATGCAGATGCCCCGCCGCGCCGATCGAGCTTTCCAGCAGGCAGCCGCCGTAGAGCTGCACGCCGCCCGCCGCCGCGATCCCCGCGACGCGCTTGAGATTTCGCGCGCTGCCATGCTTGCAGAGCTTCAG
The nucleotide sequence above comes from Celeribacter indicus. Encoded proteins:
- a CDS encoding LysR substrate-binding domain-containing protein — translated: MELKRLKYFIAVAEDLHFGRAAARLEMAQPPLSRQIAALERDLDAKLFDRSRSQIRLTPAGEVFLERARDLVDRLDSAYREARLIGHGGAGRLRIAFVGSATHGPLPTLIKSYRSHYPGVDLSLAAMNNAELERALVQQDIDIAVARPALKGQDLRSVLLTDEPLVLALPDNSSLATRSAAVALSELESQTFVLYPRRPRPSFADDVLRCCEMNGFTPRDQAFAQDYQTAISLVSVGVGLSVVPRSVSQVSRPGVTFRPFTGENPGTRLTIHARLDNRRPHLLNFFEILRRFVHQRDR
- a CDS encoding SDR family NAD(P)-dependent oxidoreductase: MSHEKVWFVTGASGGFGRLWSEAALERGDKVVATARKPQALDALVQKYGDAVLVLPLDVTDRAAVFDTVAQAHHHFGRLDVILSNAGYGYMSAVEEIDIDKARANFETNVWGTLNVLQAVLPCLRAQGSGHILTLSSIAGMVSLPTGGSYIASKWAVEALSEGLAGEVAGFGIKVTIVEPGSFSTGFRAATQLETAMPAYAQLRADQHGKFNGAIIGDPDATVPAILKLVDSEDPPLRLILGNWLLPMVKDHYRSRLETWEAWADVSNAAQGAPRV
- a CDS encoding alpha/beta fold hydrolase; translated protein: MSQFEPITGRYVTIEAGGRPYRIFFEEAGQGQPVICFHTAGADTRQWRHIMNDPAVTDSHRIIAVDMPWHGKSLPPEGWQTEEYLLTTEFYMEVVLAMVAALGLEKPVYAGCSMGGRIALQLALRHPEPFRGFIAIEASDFQPAWYDIDWFHRPDAHGGEMGAALVSANIAPQGPEVERWNTQWMFMQSGPGVFRGDLSFYTRDDSLVGRLGQIDTSTRPLHIMVGEYDMTCTPEDAERTARAIPGATLALMPGIGHFPMSENPEAFRPHFLDALARMG